A stretch of the Fusarium musae strain F31 chromosome 2, whole genome shotgun sequence genome encodes the following:
- the NIP7 gene encoding ribosome biosynthesis protein nip7 (EggNog:ENOG41~BUSCO:EOG09264PD5) gives MRPLTEKETQTLFEKLANYTGGSLKNLIAPLDDSPNPDRYVFRLVRDRVFYVRLSIANLATSIARDKLLSLGTCLGKFTKSGKFRLHITALPIIAEHARYKIWVKENGTMPFLYGSNIVKAHVGRWSEDCPEHQGVVVYSMNDTPLGFGVTARSTAEARRLDPTGVTCFRQADCGEYLRDEDNLFATG, from the exons ATGCGCCCTCTCACAGAAAAGGAGACCCAGACTCTGTTCGAGAAACTGGCAAATTACACTGGCGGCTCCCTCAAGAACCTGATCGCACCCCTCGACGACTCCCCGAACCCTGATCGCTATGTCTTCCGCCTAGTCCGCGATCGTGTCTTTTACGTTCGTCTCTCGATCGCCAACCTGGCTACCTCTATTGCGCGTGATAAGCTCCTCTCTCTAGGAACTTGTCTTG GCAAATTCACAAAGTCTGGCAAGTTCCGCCTGCACATCACAGCCCTTCCCATCATCGCCGAGCACGCCCGCTACAAGATTTGGGTTAAGGAAAACGGAACCATGCCCTTCCTATACGGcagcaacatcgtcaaggcGCATGTCGGTCGTTGGTCAGAGGACTGCCCCGAACACCAAGGAGTTGTTGTCTACAGCATGAACGATACACCGCTCGGATTTGGTGTCACTGCCCGCAGTACTGCCGAGGCCCGAAGATTGGATCCCACCGGTGTCACTTGTTTCAGACAGGCCGACTGTGGAGAGTACCTCCGTGACGAAGACAACTTGTTTGCGACGGGGTAG
- the GRS1 gene encoding Glycine--tRNA ligase 1, mitochondrial has product MTSAATTLKGQPLDKAVLESILRRRMFYTPSFEIYGGVGGLFDYGPPGCALQASVIDIWRKHFILEEDMLEVDCTVLTPHEVLKTSGHVDKFADWMCKDPKNGEILRADHFVEAILEARLNGDKEARGQKVEDKEEDPKKKKKKTKTEAVKLDDAVVKEYEEVLARIDNYGGPELGELIKKYDLRNPATGVQPAEPVSFNLMFQTSIGPSSNYPGYLRPETAQGQFLNFAKLLEFNQSQMPFASASIGKSYRNEISPRAGLLRVREFLMAEIEHFVDPEGGKKHHRFHEVEDVELVLLDRDTQLSGKTTTRTLKIGQAVKDGLVDNETLGYFLARIHLFLEKIGVDLTKLRFRQHMANEMAHYATDCWDAELFTSSGWIECVGCADRSAYDLSVHAKKTGAPLVVREQRETPLVIEEWQIDIERKKFGPQFKKDAKTVETALLATSQEQREKLAKDLSDNGSITLEVAGVGDGKVQVNKDSIAIKFRKRVENTREFVPNVIEPSFGIGRILYSLMEHSFWTRGTEGGDEARGVLSFPPTVAPTKVLLVPLSSNTQFKPLLKQLSQRLRSAGISSRVDDSSASIGKRYSRNDELGTPLGITIDFQTVQDGTVTLRDRDSTSQVRAEQEKIIDAIKSLVNGSKTWSQIENELPKFEGQEVEVAQR; this is encoded by the exons ATGACTTCCGCCGCGACGACTCTCAAGGGCCAGCCCCTCGACAAGGCTGTCCTCGAATCCATTCTCCGACGCCGCATGTTTTACACCCCGTCCTTCGAAATCTACGgcggtgttggtggtttGTTCGACTATGGCCCTCCTGGCTGCGCACTGCAGGCCAGTGTTATTGATATCTGGCGCAAGCATTTCATCCTCGAGGAGGATATGCTCGAGGTTGACTGCACTGTTCTGACCCCTCACGAGGTCCTCAAGACCAGTGGCCATGTTGACAAGTTCGCCGACTGGATGTGCAAGGACCCCAAGAACGGCGAGATTCTTCGAGCCGACCATTTTGTCGAAGCCATTCTCGAGGCCCGGCTAAACGGCGACAAGGAGGCCCGTGGCCAGAAGgtggaggacaaggaggaggaccccaagaagaagaagaaaaagacaaagactgAAGCTGTGAAACTCGACGACGCCGTCGTCAAGGAGTACGAGGAGGTTCTCGCCAGAATCGACAACTACGGTGGCCCAGAGCTTGgcgagctcatcaagaagtaCGATCTCAGAAACCCCGCCACTGGTGTTCAGCCCGCGGAGCCTGtctccttcaacctcatGTTCCAAACCTCCATTGGTCCCAGCAGCAACTACCCTGGCTACCTCCGCCCCGAGACTGCCCAGGGCCAGTTCCTGAACTTTGCCAAGCTCCTCGAGTTCAACCAATCTCAGATGCCTTTCGCCTCTGCCTCTATTGGCAAGTCATACCGTAACGAGATTTCCCCTCGTGCCGGCCTTCTACGAGTGCGTGAGTTCCTTATGGCTGAGATTGAGCATTTCGTCGATCCTGAGGGTGGAAAGAAGCACCACCGATTCCATGAGGTcgaagatgttgagcttgtcctCCTTGACCGTGATACACAGCTGAGTGGCAAGACTACGACCAGAACTCTCAAGATCGGTcaggctgtcaaggatggTCTTGTTGACAACGAGACTCTGGGCTACTTTCTTGCCCGAATTCACTTGTTTTTGGAAAAGATTGGTGTGGATCTGACCAAGCTGCGGTTCCGTCAGCACATGGCCAACGAGATGGCTCATTATGCCACCGACTGCTGGGATGCTGAACTCTTCACTAGCTCCGGTTGGATCGAGTGTGTCGGCTGTGCTGACCGAAGTGCCTACGACTTGAGTGTTCACGCCAAAAAGACCGGCGCCCCTCTGGTTGTCCGCGAGCAGCGCGAGACTCCTCTTGTCATTGAGGAGTGGCAAATCGACATCGAGCGGAAGAAGTTTGGTCCACAGTTCAAGAAGGATGCCAAGACTGTCGAAACTGCTCTCTTGGCTACATCACAAGAACAGCGAGAAAAGCTGGCCAAGGATTTGAGCGACAACGGCAGCATCACTCTCGAAGTCGCTGGTGTTGGCGACGGCAAGGTCCAGGTTAACAAGGACTCCATTGCCATCAAGTTCCGCAAGAGGGTCGAGAACACGCGCGAGTTTGTGCCCAATGTTATCGAGCCCTCGTTCGGTATTGGTCGTATTCTCTATTCCTTAATGGAGCACAGCTTCTGGACTCGTGGCACCGAGGGCGGCGACGAAGCCCGTGGT GTTCTATCTTTCCCTCCCACTGTGGCCCCTACCAAGGTTTTGCTTGTTCCCCTCTCCTCCAACACCCAGTTCAAGCCTCTCCTCAAGCAGCTATCCCAACGTCTCCGCAGTGCTGGTATCTCCAGCCGCGTGGACGACTCTTCTGCCAGCATTGGTAAGCGATACAGCCGAAACGATGAGCTCGGCACTCCTCTCGGCATTACCATCGATTTCCAGACAGTTCAAGACGGCACTGTTACCTTGCGAGATCGTGACAGCACCAGCCAAGTCCGAgcggagcaggagaagatcaTTGATGCTATCAAGTCACTTGTGAATGGCAGTAAGACCTGGTCTCAGATTGAGAATGAGCTCCCCAAGTTTGAGGGCcaggaggttgaggttgctcAACGATAG
- a CDS encoding hypothetical protein (BUSCO:EOG09262IZO), with protein sequence MRGNGTKSLTIVIKLGTSSIVDEKTHEPLLPILTLIVDTAVKLRKDGHRVVIVSSGAIGVGLRRMDVEKRPKHLAQLQALAAIGQCRLMSLWDSLFTHLRQPIAQILLTRNDIADRTRYFNAQNTFHALLEQGVIPIVNENDTLAVSEIKFGDNDTLSAITAAMIHADMLFLMTDVDCLYDKNPRTNPDAKPIEVVEDIAALQADVSSAGSSLGTGGMSTKIIAARLGTSAGVTTVITRSSNPGNVLNIVQYLQSIQKGNTPPSPDERAEGLSRSASALTLSNLNGAPWPPLHTRFIPANDPIRDRHFWLLHTPHPHGTLYIDSGAYKALVGKAGLLPVGVIDVEGNFAQQEVVRLVAVKRRSTPGPDGKMWEGTPEEVGRALVNYAAAEIARIKGKQSVEIEKILGYADSEYVAHRQHVGFFKRDSRPVSPAREINGAVME encoded by the exons ATGAGAGGCAATGGGACAAAGTCTCtgaccatcgtcatcaagctTG GAACAAGCTCCATTGTCGATGAGAAGACCCACGAACCACTTCTTCCGATTCTGACTCTCATTGTTGATACGGCTGTGAAGCTTCGCAAAGATGGTCACAGGGTGGTCATTGTTTCGTCCGGCGCTATTGGTGTTGGTCTCCGGCGTATGGACGTCGAGAAGCGACCTAAGCATCTCGCACAGCTACAG GCTCTTGCAGCGATCGGTCAATGCCGCCTCATGAGTCTCTGGGATAGTTTGTTCACCCACCTCAGGCAGCCAATTGCTCAGATCCTCCTTACACGAAACGATATTGCAGAC CGAACGAGATACTTCAACGCCCAAAACACCTTCCATGCCCTTTTGGAACAAGGCGTAATCCCCATTGTTAACGAAAACGACACTCTTGCCGTTTCCGAAATTAAGTTCGGCGACAATGATACTCTCTCCGCCATCACTGCCGCTATGATACACGCTGATAtgctgttcttgatgacgGATGTTGACTGTCTCTATGACAAGAACCCCAGAACCAACCCGGATGCTAAGCCTATCGAGGTGGTCGAAGACATCGCTGCACTACAGGCTGACG TATCCAGTGCTGGTTCGTCCCTTGGAACAGGAGGCATGAGCACCAAGATTATTGCTGCTAGGCTGGGCACTTCCGCTGGAGTCACGACTGTCATTACGAGGTCTTCTAACCCGGGAAACGTGCTCAACATTGTGCAGTATCTACAGTCAATACAAAAAGGGAACACTCCCCCCAGTCCAGATGAGCGTGCTGAAGGCTTGTCACGATCGGCATCAGCTCTGACGCTCTCCAACTTAAATGGCGCCCCTTGGCCCCCCTTACACACTCGCTTCATCCCCGCCAACGATCCCATCAGGGACCGTCATTTTTGGCTGCTTCACACTCCTCATCCCCACGGCACCCTCTACATCGACTCAGGCGCTtacaaggctcttgttggCAAGGCGGGTCTGCTTCCGGTTGGCGTCATTGATGTCGAGGGCAACTTTGCCCAACAGGAGGTGGTGCGTCTCGTGGCAGTCAAGCGGCGATCAACCCCTGGGCCTGATGGCAAAATGTGGGAGGGCACTCCTGAAGAAGTCGGCCGAGCTCTGGTCAACTATGCCGCCGCTGAGATCGCGCGGATCAAGGGCAAGCAGAgcgttgagattgagaagatcctTGGCTATGCTGATAGTGAGTATGTCGCTCACAGACAGCATGTCGGTTTCTTTAAGAGAGACAGCAGGCCAGTGAGTCCAGCTCGAGAGATAAACGGTGCGGTAATGGAATAG
- the ATP23 gene encoding Mitochondrial inner membrane protease atp23 (MEROPS:MER0125238) translates to MSSDSTPPPGVPAGTPSASNAEIKNDPAKTGFSPEISWWMNYFKMLSGQMTPEGKFFFREYTTEIEEEKDCKACERDRDWLFTYSPVVRFMSDKIQALNGRIDPSNVHCRRCPSSLRADGSVNWQSGGFSPNHGILICANHIKNRKHLEDTLAHEMVHAWDYVRWKNVDFMGQKDLKHAACTEVG, encoded by the coding sequence ATGTCATCTGACTCTACACCTCCCCCAGGTGTCCCCGCTGGAACGCCAAGTGCTTCAAATGCAGAAATCAAGAACGACCCTGCAAAAACAGGGTTTTCTCCAGAGATCTCATGGTGGATGAACTACTTCAAGATGCTCTCGGGCCAAATGACACCCGAGGGAAAATTCTTCTTCCGAGAGTACACAACGGAAatcgaggaagaaaaagactgCAAAGCTTGTGAGAGAGACCGCGACTGGCTCTTTACCTATTCACCCGTCGTTCGCTTCATGTCCGACAAGATTCAGGCCCTCAATGGACGAATAGACCCTTCCAATGTTCACTGCCGTCGCTGTCCCTCCTCTCTGAGGGCTGATGGCTCTGTCAATTGGCAATCTGGTGGTTTCAGCCCCAATCATGGCATCCTCATATGTGCCAACCACATCAAGAACCGAAAGCATCTCGAGGATACGCTTGCGCATGAGATGGTGCATGCCTGGGACTACGTTCGGTGGAAGAATGTCGACTTTATGGGCCAAAAAGACTTGAAGCACGCCGCATGCACAGAGGTGGGTTAA
- the ARK1 gene encoding Serine/threonine-protein kinase ark1: MATRTIEARFERMSVNDENDPLGDGSKLYSKTKTMVSSTTSQSIHGASRPNLFKVALQSQSSNTNAAVMLPSQAAQRKVNNAPPSPTRKALPSSSRTSNEAQDERKSVTLPEQISVPKQFHLGMFEIGRPLGKGKFGRVYLARERTTGFICALKVLHKNELQAGRVEKQVRREIEIQSNLRHPNILQLYGHFHDSKRVFLILEFAGKGELYKHLRKESRFPEWKAAQYIAQMASALRYLHRKHVIHRDIKPENILVGIHGEIKISDFGWSVHAPNNRRKTMCGTLDYLPPEMIKPGTSDNFYNEKVDLWSLGVLTYEFLVGEAPFEDTPVMTQRRIARADMSIPSWVSPEATDLIKKLLVLDPEKRIPLEQIQQHPWIIKHCVKGERASNREKAQ; encoded by the exons ATGGCTACCCGTACAATTGAGGCGCGCTTCGAGCGCATGTCCGTCAACGATGAGAATGATCCCCTTGGCGACGGCTCCAAGCTCTACAGCAAGACAAAG ACTATGGTCTCATCTACCACATCACAAAGTATACATGGAGCCTCTCGGCCCAACCTCTTCAAAGTCGCCCTCCAGTCGCAAAGCAGCAATACCAACGCTGCTGTGATGCTGCCATCCCAGGCTGCTCAACGAAAAGTCAATAACGCGCCTCCATCTCCTACAAGAAAAGcacttccatcttcttcaaggacGTCGaatgaagctcaagatgaaCGAAAATCAGTCACACTGCCAGAGCAAATCAGCGTCCCTAAGCAGTTCCACCTCGGTATGTTCGAGATTGGCCGACCTCTGGGCAAGGGCAAGTTTGGGCGAGTATACCTTGCTCGAGAGAGAACAACAGGCTTCATCTGCGCCCTCAAGGTCCTCCACAAGAATGAATTGCAAGCAGGCCGTGTTGAGAAGCAGGTTCGCCGAGAGATCGAGATTCAAAGCAACCTGAGACACCCCAACATCCTTCAGCTCTACGGCCACTTCCACGATAGCAAGCGAGTATTCTTGATTCTCGAATTCGCTGGCAAGGGTGAACTATACAAGCACCTCCGAAAAGAGAGCCGGTTCCCCGAGTGGAAGGCAGCCCAGTACATCGCCCAGATGGCATCGGCATTGCGCTATCTGCATCGAAAGCATGTCATCCATCGGGATATCAAGCCTGAGAACATTTTGGTTGGTATCCATGGTGAGATCAAAATCTCGGATTTCGGATGGAGCGTGCACGCTCCCAACAACCGAAGGAAGACCATGTGTGGTACTCTTGACTACCTCCCTCCTGAGATGATCAAGCCAGGCACCTCTGACAACTTTTACAACGAGAAGGTCGACCTGTGGAGTTTGGGCGTTCTGACGTATGAGTTCCTCGTGGGTGAAGCGCCCTTCGAGGATACGCCAGTGATGACTCAACGAAGGATTGCTCGTGCTGATATGTCAATTCCTTCATGGGTCAGTCCTGAGGCTACTgacctcatcaagaag CTCTTGGTGTTGGATCCTGAGAAGCGAATTCCTCTTGAGCAGATTCAGCAACACCCCTGGATCATCAAGCATTGCGTCAAGGGTGAGCGTGCATCTAACCGCGAGAAGGCGCAATAA
- a CDS encoding hypothetical protein (EggNog:ENOG41): MGQIHTANERRLGEVIGKDIAGRLHTGRSRNEQVVCDMRMWLRDRIREIDTQLVAFLKVIIARAESEMWAQWLMAHAASFKQDLERLRQVFERVNLSPLGCGALAGNPFGIDRDSIAQELGFSGITLNSMNTSAERDFILDFLIFTSVFTSHISRWAEDLIIYSSSEFSFLRLADAYSTGSSLMPNKHNPDSCELLRGKSGRSFGQMAGLMMTMKGLPYCYNKDAQEGWEPMLDAVETVSDSLGIANGVISTLKVRPERMQAALDKTMLATDVAEWLVRNGCPFREAHHISGRVVALSENSGVSMDKLTLEQLQAIDPRFTAGIAEAFEYETSVEAKSSKGGTSRSAVLEQIQVVKAMLD, encoded by the exons ATGGGCCAGATCCACACCGCAAATGAACGTCGCCTAGGAGAGGTTATCGGCAAGGATATCGCGGGTAGGCTGCACACGGGGCGCAGTCGCAATGAGCAGGTTGTCTGCGATATGCGCATGTGGCTACGCGATCGAATCCGCGAAATCGACACTCAACTTGTCGCATTTCTCAAGGTCATTATCGCGCGCGCCGAGTCTGAGAT GTGGGCCCAATGGCTGATGGCGCATGCCGCTTCGTTCAAGCAAGATCTCGAGCGACTCCGCCAAGTTTTCGAAAGAGTCAACCTCAGTCCACTTGGCTGCGGCGCTCTGGCTGGCAACCCCTTTGGAATTGATCGAGACTCAATAGCTCAGGAGCTCGGTTTTAGCGGAATCACCTTAAACTCTATGAACACGAGCGCTGAAAGGGATTTTATTCTCGACTTCCTAATCTTCACGAGCGTTTTCACCAGCCACATCAGCAGGTGGGCTGAGGACCTCATTATTTACTCATCCTCTGAGTTCTCTTTCCTTCGACTGGCGGACGCATACAGTACGGGTAGTTCTCTAATGCCAAACAAACATAACCCCGATAGTTGCGAGCTTTTGCGCGGCAAGTCAGGGCGTTCTTTCGGTCAAATGGCAggattgatgatg ACTATGAAAGGCCTGCCATATTGCTACAATAAGGATGCCCAGGAGGGATGGGAACCTATGCTcgatgcagttgagactgTGTCCGATAGTCTTGGCATAGCTAACGGGGTTATCTCCACACTGAAGGTGCGACCTGAGCGGATGCAGGCTGCTCTAGATAAGACGATGCTAGCGACGGATGTTGCGGAGTGGCTGGTGAGGAATGGATGTCCGTTCAGAGAAGCTCACCACATCTCTGGACGTGTTGTTGCGCTGTCTGAAAACTCTGGGGTTTCGATGGACAAGCTGACACTGGAGCAACTGCAAGCTATTGATCCACGGTTCACAGCGGGCATTGCGGAGGCATTCGAGTACGAGACGAGCGTCGAGGCGAAATCGTCTAAAGGCGGTACGAGTCGGTCAGCCGTGCTGGAGCAGATCCAGGTCGTTAAGGCTATGTTAGATTAG